A genome region from Nycticebus coucang isolate mNycCou1 chromosome 22, mNycCou1.pri, whole genome shotgun sequence includes the following:
- the MAP7D1 gene encoding MAP7 domain-containing protein 1 isoform X5: MESGPHVELGPGSPPAVVARTPLEPRPSPEGDPSPPPPPMSALVPDTPPDTPPAMKNATSPKQIPLEPESPPGQVMPRPAPPQEESPSSEAKSRGPTPPAIGPRDARPPRRSSQPSPTAVPTSDSPPTKQDVKKAGERHKLAKERREERAKYLAAKKAVWLEKEEKAKVLREKQLQERRRRLEEQRLKAEQRRAALEERQRQKLEKNKERYEAAIQRSVKKTWAEIRQQRWSWAGALHHSSPGHKTSGSRCSVSAVNLPKHVDSIINKRLSKSSATLWNSPSRNRSLQLSAWESSIVDRLMTPTLSFLARSRSAVTLPRNGRDQAVPVCPRSASASPLTPPCSAPRSAHRCAPVGERRKPSAGGSPAPVRRRPEASPVQKKEKKDKERENEKEKSALARERSLKKRQSLPATPRPRLSSSAASELSPKSKARPSSPSTSWHRPASPCPSPGPGHALPPKPPSPRGTTAAHKGRVRRKDEAKESVSVAGPEDKNHSKSKASNEKEPTAPVSPAPSPVPSPTPALPQKEQPTADSPAAPAPPVTPSKPMAGTTDREEATRLLAEKRRQAREQREREEQERRLQAERDKRMREEQLAREAEARAEREAEARRREEQETREKAQAEQEQQERMQKQKEEAEARSREEAERQRLEREKHFQREEQERQERKKRLEEIMKRTRKSEAAETKISLEPDCFSSSKQKQDRKEATANSFTPDPAKVVEARPSGLQKEAVQKEEPALQEPQWSLPSKELPGPLVNGLQPLPAHQENGFSSKGPSGDKSLGRAPEALLPFAEAEAFLKKAVVQPPQVTEVL, encoded by the exons CCGTGGTAGCCAGGACCCCACTGGAGCCGAGACCTTCTCCAGAAGGGGACCCttccccaccacctcctccaATGTCAGCCCTGGTCCCAGACACTCCCCCGGACACCCCTCCTGCCATGAAGAATGCCACTAGCCCTAAGCAGATTCCACTGGAACCAGAGAGCCCCCCAGGGCAGGTCATGCCTAGGCCAGCCCCTCCACAAGAAGAGTCCCCTTCCTCAGAAGCAAAGAGCAGGGGACCCACTCCACCAGCCATAGGCCCACGGGATGCCAGGCCTCCTCGAAGGAGCAGCCAGCCATCCCCAACAGCAGTGCCAACCTCTGACAGCCCTCCTACCAAGCAAG ATGTGAAGAAGGCAGGAGAGAGACACAAGCTAGCAAAGGAGCGGCGAGAAGAGCGGGCCAAGTACTTGG CCGCCAAGAAGGCAGTGtggctggagaaggaagagaaggccaAGGTACTGCGGGAGAAGCAGCTCCAGGAGCGGAGGAGGCGGCTGGAGGAGCAGCGGCTTAAAGCTGAGCAACGCCGTGCAGCCCTGGAGGAGCGGCAGCGGCAGAAGCTTGAGAAAAACAAG GAGCGCTATGAAGCAGCCATCCAGCGGTCAGTGAAGAAGACATGGGCTGAAATCCGGCAGCAGCGCTGGTCCTGGGCAGGGGCCCTGCACCATAGCTCCCCAGGACACAAGACCA GTGGGAGCAGGTGCTCCGTGTCGGCAGTAAACCTGCCCAAACACGTGGACTCTATAATCAACAAGCGGCTCTCAAAGTCCTCTGCCACGCTCTGGAACTCCCCCAGTAGAA ATCGAAGCCTGCAGCTGAGCGCATGGGAGAGCAGCATCGTGGATCGTCTGATGACGCCCACCCTCTCCTTCCTGGCTCGGAGTCGTAGCGCGGTCACACTGCCCCGAAACGGCCGTGACCAGG CCGTGCCAGTGTGCCCGCGCTCGGCCTCTGCAAGCCCCCTGACGCCGCCGTGCAGCGCCCCGCGAAGTGCGCACCGCTGCGCCCCCGTCGGGGAGCGCCGCAAGCCCAGCGCTGGGGGCAGCCCCGCTCCGGTCCGCCGGCGGCCAGAGGCCTCACCC GtgcagaaaaaggagaaaaaggataaGGAGCGGGAAAATGAGAAGGAGAAGAGCGCCCTAGCCCGGGAGCGCAGCCTCAAGAAGCGCCAGTCGCTGCCCGCCACCCCGCGCCCTCGCCTTTCCTCCAGCGCTGCCTCTGAGCTCAG CCCCAAATCCAAGGCCCGGCCATCCTCTCCCTCCACTTCCTGGCATAGGCCTGCCTCCCCCTGCCCCAGTCCAGGGCCAGGCCATGCTCTGCCTCCAAAACCACCATCCCCTCGAGGAACCACAGCAGCACACAAGGGTCGGGTTCGCAGGAAGGATGAAGCAAAGGAGAGTGTGAGTGTGGCAGGGCCTGAGGACAAGAACCACAGCAAGAGCAAGGCCAGCAATGAGAAGGAGCCCACAGCCCCAGTTTCACCAGCACCCTCGCCTGTGCCCtcacccaccccagccctgccccagaagGAGCAGCCCACAGCAGACAGCCCTGCAG CCCCTGCTCCCCCGGTGACCCCTAGCAAACCAATGGCCGGCACCACAGACCGGGAGGAAGCTACTCGGCTCCTAGCTGAGAAGCGGCGCCAGGCCCGGGAGCAGCGGGAGCGCGAGGAACAGGAGCGGAGGCTACAGGCCGAAAGGGACAA GCGAATGCGAGAGGAGCAGCTGgctcgggaggcagaggcccgGGCGgagcgggaggctgaggcccggAGGCGGGAGGAGCAGGAGACGCGAGAGAAGGCGCAGGCCGAGCAGGAGCAGCAGGAGCGGATGCAGAAGCAG AAAGAGGAGGCTGAAGCTCGGTCGCGGGAAGAAGCGGAGCGGCAGCGCCTGGAGCGGGAAAAGCACTTTCAGCGAGAGGAACAGGAGCGGCAAGAGCGCAAAAAG CGTCTGGAGGAGATAATGAAGAGGACTCGGAAGTCAGAAGCTGCTGAAACCAAG ATATCCCTGGAGCCTGACTGCTTTTCCTCTTCAAAGCAGAAGCAGGATAGAAAGGAGGCCACTGCCAACAGTTTCACCCCAG ACCCTGCCAAAGTAGTAGAAGCACGGCCCTCAGGACTGCAGAAGGAAGCTGTGCAGAAAGAGGAGCCAGCCCTCCAGGAGCCCCAGTGGAG CCTGCCTAGCAAGGAGCTGCCAGGGCCTCTGGTGAATGGCCTGCAGCCTCTCCCTGCACACCAGGAGAATGGCTTTTCCTCCAAGGGACCCTCTGGGGACAAGAGTCTGGGCAGAGCACCAGAGGCACTCCTGCCCTTTGCAGAGGcagaagccttcctcaagaaagctGTGGTACAGCCCCCACAGGTCACAG AAGTCCTTTAA
- the MAP7D1 gene encoding MAP7 domain-containing protein 1 isoform X4 translates to MESGPHVELGPGSPPAVVARTPLEPRPSPEGDPSPPPPPMSALVPDTPPDTPPAMKNATSPKQIPLEPESPPGQVMPRPAPPQEESPSSEAKSRGPTPPAIGPRDARPPRRSSQPSPTAVPTSDSPPTKQDVKKAGERHKLAKERREERAKYLAAKKAVWLEKEEKAKVLREKQLQERRRRLEEQRLKAEQRRAALEERQRQKLEKNKERYEAAIQRSVKKTWAEIRQQRWSWAGALHHSSPGHKTSGSRCSVSAVNLPKHVDSIINKRLSKSSATLWNSPSRNRSLQLSAWESSIVDRLMTPTLSFLARSRSAVTLPRNGRDQAVPVCPRSASASPLTPPCSAPRSAHRCAPVGERRKPSAGGSPAPVRRRPEASPKKEKKDKERENEKEKSALARERSLKKRQSLPATPRPRLSSSAASELSPKSKARPSSPSTSWHRPASPCPSPGPGHALPPKPPSPRGTTAAHKGRVRRKDEAKESVSVAGPEDKNHSKSKASNEKEPTAPVSPAPSPVPSPTPALPQKEQPTADSPADIALLTSPPAPAPPVTPSKPMAGTTDREEATRLLAEKRRQAREQREREEQERRLQAERDKRMREEQLAREAEARAEREAEARRREEQETREKAQAEQEQQERMQKQKEEAEARSREEAERQRLEREKHFQREEQERQERKKRLEEIMKRTRKSEAAETKISLEPDCFSSSKQKQDRKEATANSFTPDPAKVVEARPSGLQKEAVQKEEPALQEPQWSLPSKELPGPLVNGLQPLPAHQENGFSSKGPSGDKSLGRAPEALLPFAEAEAFLKKAVVQPPQVTEVL, encoded by the exons CCGTGGTAGCCAGGACCCCACTGGAGCCGAGACCTTCTCCAGAAGGGGACCCttccccaccacctcctccaATGTCAGCCCTGGTCCCAGACACTCCCCCGGACACCCCTCCTGCCATGAAGAATGCCACTAGCCCTAAGCAGATTCCACTGGAACCAGAGAGCCCCCCAGGGCAGGTCATGCCTAGGCCAGCCCCTCCACAAGAAGAGTCCCCTTCCTCAGAAGCAAAGAGCAGGGGACCCACTCCACCAGCCATAGGCCCACGGGATGCCAGGCCTCCTCGAAGGAGCAGCCAGCCATCCCCAACAGCAGTGCCAACCTCTGACAGCCCTCCTACCAAGCAAG ATGTGAAGAAGGCAGGAGAGAGACACAAGCTAGCAAAGGAGCGGCGAGAAGAGCGGGCCAAGTACTTGG CCGCCAAGAAGGCAGTGtggctggagaaggaagagaaggccaAGGTACTGCGGGAGAAGCAGCTCCAGGAGCGGAGGAGGCGGCTGGAGGAGCAGCGGCTTAAAGCTGAGCAACGCCGTGCAGCCCTGGAGGAGCGGCAGCGGCAGAAGCTTGAGAAAAACAAG GAGCGCTATGAAGCAGCCATCCAGCGGTCAGTGAAGAAGACATGGGCTGAAATCCGGCAGCAGCGCTGGTCCTGGGCAGGGGCCCTGCACCATAGCTCCCCAGGACACAAGACCA GTGGGAGCAGGTGCTCCGTGTCGGCAGTAAACCTGCCCAAACACGTGGACTCTATAATCAACAAGCGGCTCTCAAAGTCCTCTGCCACGCTCTGGAACTCCCCCAGTAGAA ATCGAAGCCTGCAGCTGAGCGCATGGGAGAGCAGCATCGTGGATCGTCTGATGACGCCCACCCTCTCCTTCCTGGCTCGGAGTCGTAGCGCGGTCACACTGCCCCGAAACGGCCGTGACCAGG CCGTGCCAGTGTGCCCGCGCTCGGCCTCTGCAAGCCCCCTGACGCCGCCGTGCAGCGCCCCGCGAAGTGCGCACCGCTGCGCCCCCGTCGGGGAGCGCCGCAAGCCCAGCGCTGGGGGCAGCCCCGCTCCGGTCCGCCGGCGGCCAGAGGCCTCACCC aaaaaggagaaaaaggataaGGAGCGGGAAAATGAGAAGGAGAAGAGCGCCCTAGCCCGGGAGCGCAGCCTCAAGAAGCGCCAGTCGCTGCCCGCCACCCCGCGCCCTCGCCTTTCCTCCAGCGCTGCCTCTGAGCTCAG CCCCAAATCCAAGGCCCGGCCATCCTCTCCCTCCACTTCCTGGCATAGGCCTGCCTCCCCCTGCCCCAGTCCAGGGCCAGGCCATGCTCTGCCTCCAAAACCACCATCCCCTCGAGGAACCACAGCAGCACACAAGGGTCGGGTTCGCAGGAAGGATGAAGCAAAGGAGAGTGTGAGTGTGGCAGGGCCTGAGGACAAGAACCACAGCAAGAGCAAGGCCAGCAATGAGAAGGAGCCCACAGCCCCAGTTTCACCAGCACCCTCGCCTGTGCCCtcacccaccccagccctgccccagaagGAGCAGCCCACAGCAGACAGCCCTGCAG ATATTGCTCTCTTGACCTCACCCCCAGCCCCTGCTCCCCCGGTGACCCCTAGCAAACCAATGGCCGGCACCACAGACCGGGAGGAAGCTACTCGGCTCCTAGCTGAGAAGCGGCGCCAGGCCCGGGAGCAGCGGGAGCGCGAGGAACAGGAGCGGAGGCTACAGGCCGAAAGGGACAA GCGAATGCGAGAGGAGCAGCTGgctcgggaggcagaggcccgGGCGgagcgggaggctgaggcccggAGGCGGGAGGAGCAGGAGACGCGAGAGAAGGCGCAGGCCGAGCAGGAGCAGCAGGAGCGGATGCAGAAGCAG AAAGAGGAGGCTGAAGCTCGGTCGCGGGAAGAAGCGGAGCGGCAGCGCCTGGAGCGGGAAAAGCACTTTCAGCGAGAGGAACAGGAGCGGCAAGAGCGCAAAAAG CGTCTGGAGGAGATAATGAAGAGGACTCGGAAGTCAGAAGCTGCTGAAACCAAG ATATCCCTGGAGCCTGACTGCTTTTCCTCTTCAAAGCAGAAGCAGGATAGAAAGGAGGCCACTGCCAACAGTTTCACCCCAG ACCCTGCCAAAGTAGTAGAAGCACGGCCCTCAGGACTGCAGAAGGAAGCTGTGCAGAAAGAGGAGCCAGCCCTCCAGGAGCCCCAGTGGAG CCTGCCTAGCAAGGAGCTGCCAGGGCCTCTGGTGAATGGCCTGCAGCCTCTCCCTGCACACCAGGAGAATGGCTTTTCCTCCAAGGGACCCTCTGGGGACAAGAGTCTGGGCAGAGCACCAGAGGCACTCCTGCCCTTTGCAGAGGcagaagccttcctcaagaaagctGTGGTACAGCCCCCACAGGTCACAG AAGTCCTTTAA